One Melospiza melodia melodia isolate bMelMel2 chromosome 1, bMelMel2.pri, whole genome shotgun sequence genomic window carries:
- the LOC134415117 gene encoding macrophage mannose receptor 1-like isoform X1, with product MFSGLLLVLSLVDISLQLPDIKTFLVYNKVNRLCLEASIAQSVRTATCNQDNESQKFRWITDHQLMSVKFKLCLGVPLKKDQTMVTLYPCNPKSELQWWECRNESILAIQGEVLFFSPGNEEHDNVLLKKELSAKNKWNIYGSMDVLCSQGYEETFTLLGNAFGAPCVFPFVFRQQWWAACTAAGRADGRLWCATTANYDTDQRYGLCPSTDQDSTWTTDLSTNVHYQINFDSALTWHQARKSCQQQNAELLSITDIHEQTYLKELTEGTDSALWIGLNRLDLSSGWEWIGGSPFQYLNWAPGSPSPESGKLCAVLNPETKAKWQNWECDQKLGYICKKRNFTLVPSAPGAVKPWDVFLGDPGPVTCPAGWVPYVDHCYKIFRDSKGWEGALASCQKEGSHLASIQSPEEHSFMVSQLGYKPTDKLWIGLNDRKVQMYFEWSDGTPVTYTKWHLGEPSTTNNRPEDCVLIKGQNGYWADHVCEKKAGYICKRKATSQTAGEKESSLAGCKKGWRRYGTYCYFIGHVPATFSEANTTCEGEEGYLATVESRYEQAYLTSLVGLRPEKYFWLGLSDVQDQGTFSWANGEAVSFTHWDAGMPGNNPGCVAMKTGTAAGLWDVLDCETKQKYICKQWAKGATVPPVPTTALVPTCPEGWVSNNYRSSCFKCFCRSHTRKKSWFEARDFCRQIGGDLVTINAKEEMPFLIQAMRAARCLFEIVWLGIFSLNPDEGFAWSDGSPVRYTNWDSSPRNQGRLQFCGLYNDGGNSLPWSLSVCQVQHNWVCQIKQGVLLKPEPIDTYEYKTTADGWVIYEDKLYYISKEQVSMERAQEFCRKNSADLAVVNSNSERRFLKRALKENERYGGERIGYFIGLRVSLDKKFSWVDGTPVTYVAWAPNEPNFANNEENCVVMLSEHGLWNDINCGSVNKFVCEKHNSSINSTFPSPLAPGGCPESWIFFNNKCFKVFASNITRNLTWHAAQGVCFNLGGNLATIPNEQVQAFLFYHLKHATTNVWIGMNDINTESTFLWADGSTVSYTNWVNGAPEKQQSYFDYYEFERVTDDALETDCVFIMKSDGRWRDDSCDNERGYVCQMNSSPSQPELPTTNPASGFTRYGDSSYSIVSSEMQWEEARRNCQDKSADLASISDAYIHSFLWIQMLKYGKPVWIGLNSNMTGGYYKWTNNWKTRYTKWAAGEPKENNACVYLDLDGTWKTASCNESYFSVCMISDEIAPTDPAELPGDCPEGDELQAWIPFHDHCYYLEASAGRTWGLASLECARLGATLVSVENTDESHFLTRKIQPLGNKVGGFWIGLYQNVEGQWLWLDNTVLDFVNWEEKELDVEHKCVEITAPSGYWDKSDCSAEKGFICKKPKVEPNGSPRKQKGKEKNEDTRPPVHVSVWPLIFLAVIIVFGAGMAAYFYKRKRKNQLSTDSGNETLLR from the exons ATGTTCTCTGGGCTCTTGCTTGTTCTCTCTCTTGTTGACATTTCTTTGCAGCTACCGG ACATTAAAACATTTTTAGTGTATAATAAAGTCAACAGGCTCTGTCTTGAGGCATCTATCGCACAGTCAGTTAGAACTGCCACTTGCAATCAAGACAACGAATCACAAAAATTCAGGTGGATCACAGATCATCAGCTTATGAGTGTGAAATTTAAACTATGCCTGGGGGTACCATTGAAGAAGGATCAGACCATGGTCACTCTGTATCCCTGTAATCCAAAAAGTGAGCTCCAGTGGTGGGAATGCAGAAATGAAAGCATCCTTGCAATCCAAGGAGAGGTTTTATTTTTCAGTCCTGGCAATGAGGAGCATGATAACGTTTTGTTAAAGAAGGAACTAAGTGCAAAGAATAAATGGAATATCTATGGGTCCATGGATGTTTTATGTTCCCAAGGATATGAAG AGACCTTCACGCTGCTGGGCAACGCTTTTGGGGCGCCGTGTGTTTTCCCTTTCGTGTTCCGTCAGCAGTGGTGGGCGGCGTGCACGGCCGCGGGCCGCGCTGACGGCCGGCTCTGGTGCGCCACCACCGCCAACTATGACACGGACCAGCGATACGGCCTCTGCCCCTCCACAG ATCAAGACAGCACGTGGACTACAGATCTGTCAACAAATGTTCACTACCAAATAAATTTTGACTCAGCTCTCACATGGCACCAAGCCAGGAAGAGCTGTCAGCAGCAAAACGCAGAATTACTGAGTATCACAGACATTCATGAACAAACATACCTTAAAG AATTAACAGAAGGTACAGATTCTGCACTGTGGATTGGACTCAACAGACTGGACTTGAGTAGTGGATGGGAGTGGATTGGAGGCAGCCCTTTCCAGTACTTAAACTGGGCTCCAG GAAGTCCATCTCCAGAATCTGGAAAGCTCTGTGCAGTTTTGAATCCTGAAACAAAAGCTAAATGGCAAAATTGGGAATGTGATCAGAAACTTGGTTATATTTGTAAGAAAAGGAATTTTACTTTGGTTCCTTCGG CACCTGGAGCTGTAAAGCCTTGGGATGTGTTCCTAGGTGACCCTGGGCCTGTCACCTGCCCAGCTGGATGGGTGCCCTATGTGGATCACTGCTATAAGATCTTCAGGGACAGCAAAGGATGGGAAGGAGCTCTGGCCTCTTGTCAGAAGGAAGGGAGTCACTTGGCCAGCATCCAAAGCCCTGAGGAGCACAGCTTTATGGTGTCTCAGCTTGGGTACA agccaaCAGACAAGCTGTGGATTGGGCTGAATGACCGTAAGGTTCAAATGTATTTTGAGTGGAGTGATGGCACCCCAGTGACATACACAAAATGGCACCTGGGAGAGCCATCCACTACAAACAACAGGCCAGAAGACTGTGTCCTGATCAAGGGCCAG AATGGCTATTGGGCAGACCATGTATGTGAGAAGAAGGCTGGTTACATTTGTAAAAGAAAAGCTACATCACAAACAGCTGGAGAAAAAGAAAGTAGCCTTGCAGGTTGCAAAAAA GGCTGGAGAAGATATGGGACCTACTGCTATTTTATTGGACATGTTCCAGCAACATTTTCAGAAGCAAACACCACTTGTGAAGGAGAAGAAGGTTACTTAGCCACAGTTGAAAGTAG ATATGAACAAGCCTATCTCACTAGCCTTGTTGGGCTGAGGCCTGAGAAATATTTCTGGCTTGGCCTCTCTGATGTGCAGGATCAAGGCACTTTCAGCTGGGCCAATGGTGAAGCTGTCTCCTTCACacactgggatgcagggatgcctG GAAATAATCCAGGATGTGTAGCCATGAAAacagggactgcagctggattATGGGATGTTCTTGACTGTGAGACAAAGCAAAAATATATTTGCAAACAATGGGCAAAGGGTGCAACAGTTCCACCTGTTCCAACTACTGCTCTGGTCCCCACGTGCCCCGAAGGCTGGGTATCAAACAACTATAGAAGTTCCTGTTTTAAA TGTTTTTGCCGATCACATACTAGAAAGAAATCATGGTTTGAAGCGCGAGACTTTTGCAGACAAATAGGAGGGGATCTAGTCACCATTAACGCTAAGGAGGAGATGCCATTCCTAATTCAAGCAATGAG GGCTGCTCGCTGTCTGTTTGAAATAGTTTGGCTTGGTATATTTTCCTTGAATCCAGATGAAGGATTTGCCTGGAGTGATGGCTCTCCA GTTAGGTACACAAATTGGGATAGTAGTCCAAGGAACCAAGGACGACTCCAGTTTTGTGGCTTATACAATGATGGGGGAAATTCTCTACCATGGTCTCTTTCGGTCTGTCAAGTACAGCATAACTGGGTTTGCCAAATAAAACAAG GAGTGTTATTAAAACCTGAACCAATTGACACATATG AATATAAAACCACTGCAGATGGATGGGTCATATATGAAGATAAGCTCTACTATATCAGCAAAGAACAGGTCTCCATGGAAAGAGCCCAAGAGTTTTGCAGGAAGAATTCTGCAGACCTAGCTGTTGTTAATAGTAACAGCGAGAGAAGGTTCCTGAAGAGAGCACTAAAAGAAAAT GAGAGGTATGGGGGAGAGCGAATAGGATACTTCATTGGTCTGAGAGTGAGCCTTGATAAAAAGTTCAG CTGGGTGGATGGAACTCCAGTAACCTATGTGGCCTGGGCTCCTAATGAACCCAACTTTGcaaataatgaggaaaattgtGTGGTTATGCTGTCAGAGCATG gcttatGGAATGACATTAACTGTGGTTCTGTCAATAAATTTGTATGTGAAAAACATAACAGTTCTATTAATtcaacatttccttctccattggCTCCCGGAGGATGTCCAGAAAGTTGGATATTTTTTAACAACAAG tgtttcaaagTATTTGCTTCCAATATAACAAGAAATCTCACATGGCATGCTGCACAAGGTGTTTGCTTCAATTTGGGAGGAAACCTGGCTACTATACCAAATGAACAAGTGCAAG ctttcctcttCTATCATTTGAAGCATGCCACAACTAATGTTTGGATTGGAATGAATGATATCAACACAGAGTCCACATTTCTTTGGGCAGATGGAAGCACTGTTTCCTACACCAACTGGGTTAATGGTGCACCAGAAAAGCAGCAAAGCTACTTTGACTATTATGAGTTTGAAAGAGTGACAGATGATGCTCTGGAG ACAGATTGTGTCTTCATCATGAAGTCAGATGGGAGGTGGAGAGATGATAGCTGTGACAACGAAAGAGGCTACGTGTGCCAGATGAATTCAT CTCCCTCACAGCCTGAATTACCAACAACAAATCCAGCCTCTGGCTTCACTCGTTATGGTGACAGTAGCTATTCAATCGTTTCATCTGAAATGCAATGGGAAGAGGCCAGAAGAAATTGCCAAGACAAATCTGCGGATCTTGCCAGCATTTCAGATGCCTACATCCACTCATTCTTGTGGATCCAGATGCTGAAATATGGAAAACCTGTATGGATTGGTCTTAACAGCAATATG ACTGGTGGCTATTACAAATGGACCAATAACTGGAAAACCAGGTACACAAAATGGGCAGCTGGGGAACCAAAGGAAAACAATGCTTGTGTTTACCTTGATCTTGATGGTACTTGGAAAACAGCATCTTGCAATGAAAGCTACTTTTCAGTTTGCATGATATCAGATG AGATAGCTCCTACTGACCCTGCTGAGCTGCCTGGGGACTGTCCTGAAGGAGATGAACTCCAAGCTTGGATCCCTTTCCATGATCACTGCTACTACCTTGAAGCATCAGCTGGGAGAACCTGGGGGCTGGCCTCCCTTGAGTGTGCTCGCTTAG GAGCTACTTTGGTTTCAGTAGAAAACACGGATGAATCTCACTTTCTGACTCGTAAAATTCAACCACTTGGAAATAAAGTAGGAGGCTTTTGGATAGGACTTTACCAGAATGTTGAAG GTCAGTGGTTGTGGCTAGATAATACTGTCCTGGACTTTGTTAACTGGGAGGAGAAAGAGTTGGATGTGGAGCATAAGTGTGTGGAAATAACTGCACCATCTGGCTACTGGGACAAAAGTGATTGCTCTGCTGAAAAAGGATTTATCTGCAAAAAACCCAAAG TTGAGCCAAATGGGAGTCCTAGAAAGCAAAAAG GCAAGGAAAAGAATGAAGACACTCGCCCACCTGTTCATGTCTCTGTTTGGCCACTCATTTTCTTGGCTGTTATAATTGTTTTTGGAGCTGGCATGGCAGCCTATTTCtacaaaagaaagagaaaaaaccaGCTCTCAACAGATTCTGGCAATGAAACATTATTAAGATGA